A stretch of Crossiella cryophila DNA encodes these proteins:
- a CDS encoding TetR/AcrR family transcriptional regulator, with protein sequence MTQAPRTRGRLNRSLVLTKAIELMDAEGVDGLTIRALATALGAKPMAIYTYFAGKDELFTAAYAELVAGIPLPGIEDGIAGLKQNLRAHRAVMLAHPCVLQLVLRLGRPTEYNLRLNEAAFGVLLHLGLAPREALLRAMAASWLALGSATNSTSRLATNPVVLPTAADFPPETHPALHAVLSVLPGLDDAELFEAGLDLVLGPTSDR encoded by the coding sequence ATGACTCAGGCGCCGCGCACACGGGGCAGGCTGAACCGGTCGCTGGTGCTGACCAAGGCCATCGAGCTGATGGACGCCGAGGGTGTGGACGGCCTCACCATCCGCGCCCTGGCCACCGCGCTGGGCGCCAAGCCGATGGCGATCTACACCTACTTCGCCGGCAAGGACGAGCTGTTCACCGCGGCCTACGCGGAGCTGGTCGCGGGCATCCCGCTGCCCGGGATCGAGGACGGGATCGCCGGGCTGAAGCAGAACCTGCGGGCGCACCGGGCGGTCATGCTGGCCCATCCCTGCGTACTGCAGCTGGTGCTGCGGCTGGGCAGGCCGACCGAGTACAACCTGCGGCTGAACGAGGCCGCCTTCGGCGTGCTGCTGCACCTCGGGCTGGCCCCGAGGGAGGCGCTGCTGCGGGCCATGGCGGCGAGCTGGCTGGCCCTGGGCAGCGCCACCAACAGCACCTCCCGGCTGGCCACCAACCCCGTTGTGCTGCCGACCGCGGCGGACTTCCCGCCGGAAACGCACCCGGCCCTGCACGCGGTGCTGTCGGTGCTGCCCGGCCTCGACGACGCGGAGCTGTTCGAGGCCGGGCTGGACCTGGTGCTCGGCCCTACTTCCGACAGGTGA
- the otsB gene encoding trehalose-phosphatase, with protein sequence MTAETLPIELRRAIIQLARTPRLLVACDYDGTLAPIVADPERARPLPESVNALRSLAALPATTIAVISGRALRDLATLSRLPAEVHLVGSHGSEFDVGFVHELDAAAKDRLTRVRRAIEEIVTDAPGVHLEFKPASVAVHSRRAEPEIGERVFEAVRQGPCTWPDIQVTEGKAVIELAVIQTDKGHALDVLRHQVAASAAFFIGDDVTDEKAFVRLTGPDLGIKVGEGETAAEYRIPDTAEVALVLAFLLEERRHWLYGEQAVPIERLTMLANERSVALVTPDARLTWLCHPEPDSAAIFADLLGGPSAGHFSIKPERNGLPLGQRYVPGTMTVETRWSKLLVTDYLDHYAPAQRTDLVRVISGNTTALVTFAPRPEFGQVPVSLVAEDDGLRVLGTSDPIVLRSPGVHWQITSDGQHDTAQAIVAVHPGSPVVLELRCGTDDLAAAATPEAERRGRADSYWTEWLAGLDLPGTQRDLVARSALTLRGLQHGETGAFLAAATSSLPEEIGGVRNWDYRYCWVRDAALSAQALVSVGSLAEAEAYLGWLHTVLGTLASPERLHPLYTLHGTTLGPEAVLDTLPGYAGSRPVRVGNLANQQVQLDVFGPVVDLVKKLTEARGKLTDEDWRMVQAMAEAVTRRWHEPDHGIWEERAAPRHRVYSKVMCWVTLDRALALGESFGREVDPELATLRETIAADVLEHGWNDEVQSFTTAYDGTDLDAATLHIGLSGLIDPADERFQATVTATEAELRSGVTVYRYHRDDGLPGTEGGWHLCAAWMIEAYLLTGRRTEAEELFQQMVDCAGPTGLLPEEYDPVAERSLGNHPQAYSHLGLIRCAQLLDA encoded by the coding sequence TTGACCGCCGAGACCCTCCCCATCGAGTTGCGGCGCGCGATCATTCAGCTGGCTCGTACTCCGAGGCTGCTGGTCGCCTGCGACTACGACGGGACCCTGGCCCCGATCGTCGCCGATCCCGAACGTGCCCGGCCGCTGCCGGAATCGGTGAACGCGCTGCGATCGCTGGCCGCCCTGCCCGCCACCACGATCGCGGTCATCTCCGGACGCGCGCTGCGCGACCTTGCCACCCTGTCCAGACTGCCTGCCGAGGTCCACCTGGTGGGCTCGCACGGCTCCGAGTTCGACGTCGGCTTCGTGCACGAACTCGACGCCGCCGCCAAGGACCGGCTCACCAGGGTCCGCCGGGCCATCGAGGAGATCGTCACCGACGCTCCCGGCGTGCACCTGGAGTTCAAGCCCGCCTCGGTGGCGGTGCACTCCCGGCGTGCCGAGCCCGAGATCGGCGAGCGCGTCTTCGAGGCCGTCCGCCAGGGCCCGTGCACCTGGCCGGACATCCAGGTCACCGAGGGCAAGGCGGTGATCGAGCTGGCGGTGATCCAGACCGACAAGGGCCACGCCCTGGACGTGCTGCGGCACCAGGTCGCCGCCTCGGCCGCGTTCTTCATCGGCGACGACGTCACCGACGAGAAGGCCTTCGTCCGGCTCACCGGCCCCGACCTCGGCATCAAGGTGGGCGAGGGGGAGACCGCCGCGGAGTACCGGATCCCGGACACCGCCGAGGTCGCCCTGGTGCTGGCCTTCCTGCTGGAGGAGCGCCGCCACTGGCTCTACGGCGAGCAGGCGGTGCCGATCGAGCGGCTGACCATGCTGGCCAACGAACGCTCGGTCGCCCTGGTCACCCCGGACGCCCGGCTGACCTGGCTGTGCCACCCCGAGCCGGACTCGGCCGCGATCTTCGCCGACCTGCTCGGCGGCCCGTCCGCCGGTCACTTCTCGATCAAGCCCGAGCGCAACGGCCTGCCACTGGGCCAGCGCTACGTGCCGGGCACGATGACCGTGGAAACCCGCTGGTCGAAGCTGCTGGTCACCGACTACCTGGACCACTACGCGCCCGCTCAGCGCACCGACCTGGTGCGGGTGATCTCCGGCAACACCACCGCGCTGGTCACCTTCGCGCCGCGGCCGGAGTTCGGCCAGGTCCCGGTGTCGCTGGTGGCCGAGGACGACGGGCTGCGGGTGCTGGGCACCTCCGACCCGATCGTGCTGCGCTCCCCCGGCGTGCACTGGCAGATCACCAGCGACGGCCAGCACGACACCGCGCAGGCCATCGTCGCGGTGCACCCCGGCTCGCCGGTGGTGCTCGAACTCCGCTGCGGCACCGACGACCTCGCGGCCGCGGCGACCCCGGAGGCCGAGCGGCGCGGCCGCGCGGACTCCTACTGGACCGAGTGGCTGGCCGGACTGGACCTGCCCGGCACCCAGCGCGACCTGGTCGCCCGCTCCGCCCTGACGCTGCGCGGTCTGCAGCACGGCGAGACCGGCGCGTTCCTGGCCGCGGCCACCTCCTCACTGCCGGAGGAGATCGGCGGCGTCCGCAACTGGGACTACCGCTACTGCTGGGTGCGGGACGCTGCGCTGTCCGCGCAGGCACTGGTGTCGGTGGGCTCGCTGGCCGAGGCCGAGGCGTACCTGGGCTGGCTGCACACCGTGCTGGGCACGCTGGCCAGCCCGGAGCGGCTGCACCCGCTCTACACCCTGCACGGCACCACGCTGGGCCCGGAGGCCGTGCTGGACACCCTGCCCGGCTACGCGGGCTCCCGCCCGGTGCGGGTGGGCAACCTGGCCAACCAGCAGGTCCAGCTCGACGTGTTCGGCCCGGTGGTCGACCTGGTCAAGAAGCTGACCGAAGCCAGGGGCAAGCTCACCGACGAGGACTGGCGCATGGTGCAGGCGATGGCCGAGGCGGTCACCCGCCGCTGGCACGAGCCCGACCACGGCATCTGGGAGGAGCGGGCCGCACCCCGGCACCGCGTGTACTCCAAGGTCATGTGCTGGGTCACCCTGGACCGGGCGCTCGCCCTCGGCGAGAGCTTCGGCCGCGAGGTCGACCCGGAATTGGCCACCCTGCGCGAGACCATCGCCGCTGACGTGCTGGAGCACGGCTGGAACGACGAGGTCCAGTCCTTCACCACGGCCTACGACGGCACCGACCTGGACGCGGCCACCCTGCACATCGGGTTGTCCGGCCTGATCGACCCGGCGGATGAGCGCTTCCAGGCCACGGTCACCGCGACCGAGGCCGAACTGCGCTCCGGCGTCACCGTCTACCGCTACCACCGCGACGACGGCCTGCCCGGCACCGAGGGCGGCTGGCACCTGTGTGCGGCCTGGATGATCGAGGCGTACCTGCTCACCGGCCGCCGCACCGAGGCCGAGGAGCTGTTCCAGCAGATGGTGGACTGCGCCGGGCCGACCGGCCTGCTGCCGGAGGAGTACGACCCGGTGGCCGAGCGCTCGCTGGGCAACCACCCGCAGGCGTACTCGCACCTGGGCCTGATCCGCTGCGCCCAGTTGCTCGACGCCTGA
- the mgrA gene encoding L-glyceraldehyde 3-phosphate reductase, with product MSYLADSARYDQISYRRSGRSGLQLPAVSLGLWQNFGGDRPYETGRAIVRRAFDLGVTHFDLANNYGPPYGAAEENFGRMLADDLHPYRDELVISTKAGYDMWPGPYGNWGSRKYLLASLDQSLERMGLDYVDIFYSHRVDPETPLEETMGALAAAVNSGRALYAGISSYSAERTRAAAALLREMGVPLLIHQPSYSMLNRWIEPELLDVLEEVGAGCIAFSPLGQGLLTDRYLGGVPEGSRASRAGSLSTDLLTEENLGRVRALNEIAQRRGQSLAQLAISWTLRDSRVTSALIGASSVAQLEANLAATGHLDFSADELVEIDKYAVDSGINLWAGSSDS from the coding sequence GTGTCCTACCTGGCCGACTCCGCGCGTTATGACCAGATCAGCTACCGGCGCTCCGGGCGCAGTGGGCTCCAGCTGCCCGCGGTCTCGCTGGGACTGTGGCAGAACTTCGGCGGTGACCGCCCGTACGAGACCGGGCGGGCCATCGTGCGCCGGGCCTTCGACCTCGGGGTGACCCACTTCGACCTGGCCAACAACTACGGCCCGCCCTACGGCGCGGCCGAGGAGAACTTCGGGCGGATGCTCGCCGACGACCTGCACCCCTACCGGGACGAGCTGGTCATCTCCACCAAGGCCGGGTACGACATGTGGCCGGGGCCCTACGGCAACTGGGGCTCCCGCAAGTACCTGCTCGCCTCGCTGGACCAGTCGCTGGAGCGGATGGGCCTGGACTACGTCGACATCTTCTACTCCCACCGGGTCGACCCGGAGACCCCGCTGGAAGAGACCATGGGCGCGCTGGCGGCCGCGGTGAACAGCGGGCGGGCGCTCTACGCGGGCATCTCCTCCTACTCCGCCGAGCGCACCCGCGCCGCCGCCGCGCTGCTGCGCGAGATGGGGGTGCCGTTGCTGATCCACCAGCCCTCCTACTCGATGCTCAACCGGTGGATCGAGCCGGAACTGCTCGACGTGCTGGAAGAGGTCGGCGCGGGCTGCATCGCGTTCTCGCCGCTGGGGCAGGGCCTGCTGACCGACCGCTACCTCGGCGGCGTGCCCGAGGGGTCCCGGGCCAGCCGGGCCGGGTCGCTGTCCACCGATCTGCTCACCGAGGAGAACCTCGGGCGGGTGCGCGCGCTCAACGAGATCGCGCAGCGGCGCGGGCAGTCGCTGGCCCAGCTGGCGATCTCCTGGACGTTGCGGGACAGCCGGGTCACCTCGGCGCTGATCGGGGCCAGTTCGGTCGCCCAGCTGGAGGCGAACCTGGCCGCCACCGGGCACCTGGACTTCAGCGCGGACGAGCTGGTGGAGATCGACAAGTACGCGGTGGACTCCGGGATCAACCTGTGGGCCGGGTCCTCGGACAGCTGA
- a CDS encoding FHA domain-containing protein, giving the protein MVDPAAHEPRFTVVSRGTMHRFVFVVPPGRSAVGRTGDIALPSDAVSRRHATLDRAGDEVYVSDLGSTNGTWLNGQRLHGPRPLRDGDLLRLGGLELRYSAPSGPSQYYPRDSYRVQDVHGGAINIGPGEQHVAGRDQYDNRSYNRSYDQRRYDQRRYEEAHINIDTDPMTALTEGAGVGRLIMALGLVIALAGFALFAWTIFSGMSGISGGRPIDPFGMKFYGLPAVPLGFGAFAAGGIIASIGGAMAKSARRRRDRAERRRNRY; this is encoded by the coding sequence ATGGTCGATCCAGCCGCCCACGAACCCCGGTTCACCGTGGTCTCCCGGGGCACCATGCACCGGTTCGTCTTCGTGGTGCCGCCAGGGCGGTCCGCGGTGGGCCGGACCGGGGACATCGCGCTGCCCAGTGACGCGGTCAGCCGCAGGCACGCCACCCTGGACCGGGCAGGGGACGAGGTCTACGTCAGCGATCTCGGGTCCACCAACGGGACCTGGCTCAACGGGCAGCGGCTGCACGGGCCGCGCCCGTTGCGCGACGGCGACCTGCTCCGGCTGGGTGGGCTGGAGCTGCGGTACTCCGCGCCCAGCGGGCCCAGTCAGTACTACCCGAGGGACAGCTACCGGGTGCAGGACGTGCACGGCGGGGCGATCAACATCGGGCCCGGCGAGCAGCACGTGGCCGGGCGGGACCAGTACGACAACCGCTCGTACAACCGCTCCTACGACCAGCGGCGCTACGACCAGCGCCGGTACGAGGAAGCGCACATCAACATCGACACCGACCCGATGACCGCGCTCACCGAGGGCGCTGGGGTTGGCCGGCTGATCATGGCGCTGGGACTGGTGATCGCGCTGGCCGGGTTCGCGCTGTTCGCCTGGACGATCTTCTCCGGCATGTCCGGGATCTCCGGTGGCAGGCCGATCGACCCGTTCGGCATGAAGTTCTACGGCCTGCCCGCGGTGCCGCTGGGCTTCGGCGCCTTCGCCGCGGGCGGCATCATCGCCTCCATCGGCGGCGCGATGGCCAAGTCCGCCCGCCGCCGCCGGGATCGCGCCGAGCGCCGGCGCAACCGCTACTGA
- a CDS encoding PD-(D/E)XK nuclease domain-containing protein codes for MSVQVRAPRLEALIAQVTALDELAQRVQVDDFAAGRSAAAELSAAYDIWFTDCLPLLPSDLCKKFRFEYEGNVAALRYRIRHFLHEPVRPRPKLFGGGNGKPSEFTGILGYWQHPYNDRFKGPIGTQRKLLMEALSRLNSAAVTPAPTPTRVDTFDLLERLTRRMPEMYAVLANCGHGQTAVRIQNEYDVQRVLHAVAMLHFDDVRVEEPTPSVASGSSRLDFLLKDERVAVETKYMRPDLTTKRVREQLANDILYFRAHPDVDALFIYIYDPKRRITNPRGFERDLAELSESLRIRVVVAT; via the coding sequence ATGTCAGTGCAGGTTCGGGCGCCCCGGCTCGAAGCACTCATCGCCCAGGTCACGGCACTCGACGAACTCGCGCAGCGAGTACAGGTCGACGACTTCGCCGCCGGTAGATCGGCGGCTGCGGAACTATCCGCCGCCTACGACATCTGGTTCACCGATTGCCTGCCGCTGCTTCCCAGCGACCTGTGCAAGAAGTTCCGCTTCGAGTACGAGGGAAACGTGGCCGCGCTGCGGTACCGGATCAGACACTTCCTACATGAGCCGGTTCGTCCTCGCCCGAAGCTCTTCGGTGGCGGCAACGGAAAACCGAGTGAATTCACCGGGATTCTGGGCTATTGGCAGCACCCATACAACGATCGCTTCAAAGGGCCGATCGGCACCCAGCGCAAGCTGCTGATGGAGGCGCTCTCCCGCCTCAACTCCGCAGCGGTGACACCGGCACCTACGCCGACCCGGGTAGACACGTTCGACCTGCTGGAACGGCTCACGCGCCGCATGCCGGAGATGTACGCGGTGCTGGCGAACTGCGGCCACGGGCAGACCGCGGTCAGGATCCAGAACGAATACGACGTGCAGCGAGTCCTGCACGCGGTCGCGATGCTGCACTTTGACGATGTCCGGGTGGAGGAACCCACACCTTCTGTCGCCAGCGGCTCGTCCCGGCTCGACTTCCTGCTGAAAGACGAGCGGGTGGCGGTCGAGACCAAGTACATGCGACCGGACCTCACCACGAAGAGAGTCCGGGAACAGCTGGCAAACGACATCCTGTACTTTCGCGCACATCCGGACGTGGACGCGCTTTTCATCTACATCTACGACCCGAAACGCCGGATCACCAACCCCCGCGGGTTCGAACGCGACCTCGCCGAACTCAGCGAGTCGCTGCGGATCCGGGTCGTGGTCGCCACCTGA
- a CDS encoding pentapeptide repeat-containing protein, giving the protein MEPWLWIGGGAAGLVTATVLLIVRARRADKDKQSVMLGATIAGAIGVLGLAVGWLLSSDPGAGRAEALKTGGVASGALIALYALWLNDRRRRTEEDRREIERDRQTVEVARQELERVRAVHDRERVADERFARSVELLGHEADQVRVGALHALVGLARAHPGRTQTVVDVLCSYLRRPFQHKRYGALRDQLAGDDIQPIKEPKKLPGVEDDQTRADDRERQVRLAAQRLIAEILRNAPEEVVCSLDLTGAVLENFALTKCRVETFSATDAEMYAGFTLDAVTFIGTVELTGSHFYGKASFSTSEFHGEVQAAETQFHDDAIFSFIKAFKYVNLESAVFKRAALFDESTIETLNLDLADIGEVLGMQNVELTNPEDRLRLPRGWRAVLDRKGKVLEVRGRTTAERLA; this is encoded by the coding sequence ATGGAGCCCTGGCTGTGGATCGGCGGTGGCGCGGCGGGTCTGGTGACCGCGACCGTGCTGCTGATCGTGCGCGCCCGGCGGGCGGACAAGGACAAGCAGAGCGTCATGCTCGGCGCCACCATCGCCGGTGCGATCGGCGTGCTCGGGCTGGCCGTCGGCTGGCTGCTCAGCTCCGATCCGGGGGCAGGGCGGGCCGAGGCGCTCAAGACCGGCGGGGTGGCCTCCGGCGCGCTGATCGCGCTGTACGCGTTGTGGCTCAACGACCGGCGGCGGCGGACCGAGGAGGACCGGCGGGAGATCGAGCGGGACCGGCAGACCGTGGAGGTCGCCCGCCAGGAACTGGAACGCGTGCGGGCCGTGCACGACCGGGAGCGGGTGGCCGACGAGCGCTTCGCCCGCTCGGTGGAGCTGCTCGGGCACGAGGCCGACCAGGTTCGGGTGGGCGCGCTGCACGCGCTGGTCGGCCTGGCCCGTGCGCATCCCGGCCGCACCCAGACCGTGGTGGACGTGCTCTGCTCCTACCTGCGCCGTCCGTTCCAGCACAAGCGGTACGGGGCCCTGCGGGACCAGCTCGCCGGCGATGACATCCAGCCGATCAAGGAGCCCAAGAAACTGCCGGGGGTCGAGGACGACCAGACCAGGGCGGATGACCGGGAGCGCCAGGTCAGGCTGGCCGCGCAACGGCTGATCGCGGAGATCCTGCGCAACGCCCCGGAAGAGGTGGTGTGCAGCCTGGACCTCACCGGTGCGGTGCTGGAGAACTTCGCGCTGACCAAATGCCGGGTGGAGACCTTCAGCGCCACCGACGCGGAGATGTACGCCGGATTCACCCTGGACGCGGTCACCTTCATCGGCACCGTCGAGCTGACCGGCAGTCACTTCTACGGAAAGGCGAGTTTCAGCACCTCGGAGTTCCACGGCGAGGTGCAGGCCGCCGAAACGCAATTCCACGATGACGCGATCTTCAGCTTCATCAAGGCGTTCAAATACGTCAACCTGGAAAGCGCGGTGTTCAAACGCGCCGCACTGTTCGACGAATCGACCATCGAGACGCTGAACCTGGACCTGGCCGACATCGGCGAGGTGCTTGGCATGCAGAACGTCGAGCTGACCAACCCCGAGGACCGGCTTCGGCTGCCCCGGGGCTGGCGCGCGGTGCTGGACCGCAAGGGCAAGGTGCTCGAGGTCAGGGGCCGTACCACTGCTGAGCGGCTGGCTTAG
- a CDS encoding alpha,alpha-trehalose-phosphate synthase (UDP-forming): MDSTADFIVIANRLPVDLERLDDGTERWKRSPGGLVSSLEPFLRSRSGAWVGWPGVADAQVEPFEETGVQLHPVQLSAQEVRDYYEGFSNGTLWPLYHDVVAPPAYHRKWWDAYVKVNQRFADATAKIAAEGATVWVQDYQLQLVPAMLREQRPDLRIGFFLHIPFPPVELFMQLPWRGEIIRGLLGADLVGFHRPGGAQNFLWLARRLLGLEPTRGAVGVRTRPGLVPVGDRLVRVGAFPISIDSAGLDTLARTREVQARAAEIRRELGNPQKILLGVDRLDYTKGIDVRLRALHELLAEERINSQDVTMIQLATPSRERVEHYQQMREDIERGVGRINGEFARVGHPAVHYLHQSVDRKELAAFFCAADVMVVTPVRDGMNLVCKEYVACRHDLGGTLVLSEFAGAAAELTSAFLVNPHDLDGVKNALQAALTVDPAEGRRRMRALRRQVLTHDVDRWARSFLEALGTQSNAT, translated from the coding sequence ATGGACTCGACGGCTGACTTCATCGTGATCGCAAACCGCCTACCCGTCGACCTGGAGCGGCTGGACGACGGCACCGAGCGGTGGAAGCGCAGTCCCGGTGGCCTGGTGTCCTCGCTCGAACCCTTCCTGCGCTCGCGCAGCGGCGCCTGGGTCGGCTGGCCAGGCGTGGCCGACGCCCAGGTCGAGCCGTTCGAGGAGACCGGGGTGCAACTGCACCCGGTGCAGTTGAGCGCGCAGGAGGTGCGCGACTACTACGAGGGCTTCTCCAACGGCACGTTGTGGCCGCTCTACCACGACGTGGTGGCCCCGCCGGCCTACCACCGCAAGTGGTGGGACGCCTACGTCAAGGTCAACCAGCGCTTCGCCGACGCCACCGCGAAGATCGCCGCCGAGGGCGCGACCGTGTGGGTGCAGGACTACCAGCTGCAGCTGGTGCCGGCGATGCTGCGAGAGCAGCGGCCCGACCTCCGGATCGGGTTCTTCCTGCACATCCCGTTCCCGCCGGTGGAGCTGTTCATGCAGCTGCCCTGGCGCGGGGAGATCATCCGCGGGCTGCTCGGCGCGGATCTGGTCGGATTCCACCGACCGGGTGGCGCGCAGAACTTCCTCTGGCTGGCCCGCAGGCTGCTCGGCCTGGAGCCGACCAGGGGCGCGGTGGGTGTGCGCACCCGGCCCGGCCTGGTGCCGGTGGGTGACCGGCTGGTGCGGGTGGGCGCGTTCCCGATCTCCATCGACTCCGCAGGGCTGGACACCCTGGCCCGTACCCGCGAGGTGCAGGCGCGGGCCGCGGAGATCCGCCGTGAGCTGGGCAATCCGCAGAAGATCCTGCTCGGCGTTGACCGGCTGGACTACACCAAGGGCATCGACGTCCGGCTGCGCGCGCTGCACGAGCTGCTCGCCGAGGAGCGGATCAACTCACAGGACGTGACCATGATCCAGCTCGCCACCCCCAGCCGGGAGCGGGTCGAGCACTACCAGCAGATGCGCGAGGACATCGAACGCGGCGTCGGGCGGATCAACGGCGAGTTCGCCAGGGTGGGTCACCCGGCCGTGCACTATTTGCACCAGTCGGTGGACCGCAAGGAGCTGGCCGCCTTCTTCTGTGCCGCTGATGTGATGGTGGTGACACCGGTTCGAGATGGTATGAACCTCGTCTGCAAGGAGTATGTGGCCTGCCGACACGACCTCGGTGGAACACTTGTCCTGAGTGAGTTCGCCGGAGCCGCCGCCGAACTCACGAGCGCTTTTCTCGTCAATCCGCATGATCTGGACGGCGTGAAGAACGCTTTGCAGGCTGCCCTCACCGTTGATCCGGCCGAGGGCCGCCGTAGGATGCGCGCGCTGCGCCGCCAGGTCCTCACCCACGACGTCGACCGCTGGGCTCGATCGTTCCTGGAAGCCCTGGGCACGCAGAGCAACGCAACATAG
- a CDS encoding alpha/beta hydrolase, producing MRTSRAAFVASLTALLALSLSPPLTAAPQSPQWTDCDGNPATPLDCATLRAPLDYRSPGGKTVDLAISRIKAADPAKRRGVLLVNPGGPGGSGLDMPLGVAQTFPKDVLDRYDLIGFDPRFVGRSSPLSCGFTGTVFDALWPRLPGPGGFAAEAREARKVAEQCQRAAGDLLPFASTRNAARDLDVIRAGLGEARISFYGGSYGTYLGAVYGQLFPDRVDRMVLDGAIDPAKVWHGMNRGWGPAAETAFADWVDWAAGQDATYHFGATVAAVRAHYAKLERALDERPVRYGQLQLDGNTLREVSRLVLYNDHSDPVLAGLVADLADGQLSDPAVRGFLDAVLATFPADNFVSVFLAVQCTDADWDRNPARYAVESAVDAKRYPFFGAAAAGIGPCAYWPHRPLEPTTRIRAARHSSLVVGATGDSATPYSGAVSMRRMLGEQARLVTLTDARMHGLYARYGNACVDGEVTRYLLGGALPAKDVTCRK from the coding sequence ATGCGTACCAGCCGTGCCGCGTTCGTGGCATCCCTGACGGCGCTCCTGGCGCTTTCCCTGTCCCCGCCGCTGACCGCGGCGCCGCAGAGTCCACAGTGGACGGACTGCGACGGGAACCCGGCCACCCCACTGGACTGCGCCACCCTGCGTGCCCCGCTGGACTACCGGTCTCCGGGCGGCAAGACCGTGGACCTGGCGATCTCCCGGATCAAGGCCGCCGATCCGGCCAAGCGGCGCGGGGTGTTGCTGGTCAACCCGGGTGGGCCTGGTGGCAGTGGACTGGACATGCCGTTGGGGGTGGCGCAGACCTTCCCCAAGGACGTGCTCGACCGGTACGACCTGATCGGGTTCGACCCCCGGTTCGTCGGCAGGAGCAGTCCGCTCTCCTGCGGGTTCACCGGGACCGTGTTCGACGCGTTGTGGCCGCGGTTGCCTGGGCCCGGCGGGTTCGCGGCCGAGGCGCGGGAGGCCAGGAAGGTCGCCGAGCAGTGCCAGCGGGCGGCCGGGGACCTGTTGCCCTTCGCCTCCACCCGCAATGCCGCACGGGATCTGGACGTCATCCGGGCCGGGCTCGGCGAGGCGCGGATCAGCTTCTACGGCGGGTCCTACGGCACCTACCTGGGCGCGGTCTACGGCCAGCTCTTCCCGGACCGGGTGGACCGGATGGTGCTGGACGGGGCGATCGACCCGGCCAAGGTCTGGCACGGGATGAACCGGGGCTGGGGTCCGGCCGCGGAGACCGCGTTCGCGGACTGGGTGGACTGGGCCGCCGGCCAGGACGCCACCTATCACTTCGGCGCGACCGTGGCGGCGGTGCGCGCGCACTACGCGAAGCTGGAGCGGGCGCTGGACGAGCGGCCGGTGCGGTACGGGCAGCTCCAGCTGGACGGCAACACCCTGCGCGAGGTCAGCAGGCTGGTGCTGTACAACGACCACAGCGATCCGGTGCTCGCCGGACTGGTCGCCGATCTGGCCGACGGGCAGCTGAGTGACCCTGCGGTGCGTGGCTTCCTGGACGCGGTGCTGGCCACCTTCCCCGCGGACAACTTCGTCTCGGTCTTCCTCGCCGTGCAGTGCACCGACGCGGACTGGGACCGGAACCCGGCCAGGTACGCGGTGGAATCGGCGGTGGACGCCAAGCGGTACCCGTTCTTCGGCGCGGCCGCGGCCGGGATCGGGCCGTGCGCGTACTGGCCGCACCGGCCGCTGGAGCCGACCACCCGGATCAGGGCGGCCAGGCACAGCTCGCTGGTGGTCGGGGCCACCGGGGACTCGGCCACCCCGTACTCCGGGGCGGTCAGCATGCGCCGGATGCTCGGTGAGCAGGCCCGGCTGGTGACCCTGACCGATGCCCGCATGCACGGCCTCTACGCCCGCTACGGCAACGCCTGCGTGGACGGCGAGGTGACCCGCTACCTGCTCGGCGGCGCACTGCCCGCCAAGGACGTCACCTGTCGGAAGTAG